From the genome of Populus trichocarpa isolate Nisqually-1 chromosome 15, P.trichocarpa_v4.1, whole genome shotgun sequence, one region includes:
- the LOC7456667 gene encoding ribonuclease TUDOR 1, translated as MATSTAGATGWYRGKVKAVPSGDSLVIMAMTSSKPGPPPEKTITLSSLIAPRLARRGGVDEPFAWNSREYLRKLCIGKEVTFKVDYAVPSIGREFGSVFLGEKNVALLVVSEGWAKVREQGQQKGEASPFLAELLRLEEQAKQQGLGRWSKAPGASEASIRNLPPSAIGDSSNFDAMGLLAANKGTPMECIVEQVRDGSTIRVYLLPDFQFVQVFVAGIQAPSMGKRAAIETVGETVTTSNGTNGDTSETRAPLTSAQRLAASAAPPEVAPDPFGMEAKYFTELRTLNRDVRIVLEGVDKFSNLIGSVYYPDGESAKDLALELVENGLAKFVEWSANMMEEDAKRQLKTAELQAKKSRLRFWTNYVPPATNSKAIHDQNFTGKVVEVVSGDCVIVADDSVPYGSPLAERRVNLSSIRCPKMGNPRRDEKPAPYAREAKEFLRTRLIGRQVNVRMEYSRKMTDGPTAAPVPGDARVMDFGSIFLLSPTKGDEASTAPSTAAGQQPGINVAELVVSRGFGTVIRHRDFEERSNFYDALLAAESRAIAGKKGIHSAKDPPVMHITDLTTSSSKKAKDFLPFLHRSRRISAVVEYVLSGHRFKLLIPKETCSIAFSFSGVRCPGRDEPYSEEAIALMRRKIMQRDVEIEVETVDRTGTFLGSLWESRTNMAVTLLEAGLARFQTSFGTDRIPDAHLLEQAEQSAKRQKLKIWENYVEGEEINSGPVVESKQKEVLKVVVTEVLDGGRFYVQIVEDKKIASIQQQLASLNLQEAPVIGAFNPKKGDIVLAQFSADNSWNRAMIVNAPRGGVESPRDKFEVFYIDYGNQEEVPYSHIRPLDPSVSAAPGLAQLCSLAYIKVPSLEDDCGPEAAQYFSDNTLNSSKELRAKVEERDASGGKVKGQGTGPVVVVTLVAVDSEISLNAALVQEGLARIEKMRKWDSMERKVALENLEKFQDEARADRRGLWVHGDIESDDEDVLPVKKTGGRR; from the exons ATGGCGACGTCAACAGCTGGAGCTACAGGATGGTACAGAGGAAAAGTGAAAGCAGTTCCTTCAGGGGATAGCTTGGTGATAATGGCTATGACTAGCAGTAAGCCTGGCCCTCCACCGGAAAAGACTATCACTTTGTCCTCTCTCATTGCCCCGAGATTG GCTCGCAGAGGTGGTGTAGATGAGCCATTTGCCTGGAACAGCAGAGAGTATTTGAGGAAGCTCTGCATAGGAAAG GAAGTGACTTTCAAGGTAGATTACGCTGTTCCATCCATTGGCAGAGAATTCGGCTCTGTGTTCCTTGGTGAAAAAAATGTTGCATTGCTGGTTGTTTCTGAAGGCTGGGCAAAg GTTAGGGAGCAGGGTCAGCAAAAAGGTGAAGCTAGTCCTTTTCTTGCTGAGCTCCTACGCCTTGAGGAGCAAGCAAAACAGCAGGGTCTGGGCAGATGGAGTAAG GCACCAGGAGCCTCAGAGGCATCGATCAGAAATCTACCCCCCTCTGCCATTGGTGATTCGAGTAATTTTGATGCTATGGGTCTGCTAGCTGCAAACAAGGGAACACCCATGGAATGCATTGTGGAGCAGGTTCGTGATGGCAGTACCATCCGTGTCTACTTGCTTCCAGACTTTCAATTTGTTCAAGTGTTTGTTGCTGGAATACAG GCCCCATCAATGGGTAAAAGAGCTGCAATAGAAACTGTTGGTGAAACTGTAACAACCTCTAATGGAACAAATGGTGACACATCTGAAACTCGTGCCCCTTTAACATCTGCACAGAGACTTGCAGCCTCAGCAGCTCCTCCAGAAGTTGCTCCTGATCCATTTGGGATGGAAGCCAAATATTTTACAGAGCTACGTACTTTGAACAGGGAT GTCCGCATTGTTCTGGAAGGTGTTGACAAGTTCAGCAATTTGATTGGATCAGTATACTATCCTGATGGGGAATCTGCAAAGGACTTGGCACTAGAGCTTGTTGAAAAT GGTTTGGCAAAATTTGTTGAATGGAGTGCAAACATGATGGAAGAAGATGCTAAACGGCAGCTGAAGACTGCAGAACTGCAAGCCAAAAAAAGTCGATTGAGGTTCTGGACTAATTATGTACCCCCTGCTACAAATTCAAAAGCAATCCATGATCAGAATTTTACTGGAAAG gtAGTGGAGGTTGTAAGTGGTGATTGTGTCATTGTGGCGGACGATTCTGTGCCTTATGGCAGTCCATTGGCAGAGAGACGAGTCAATCTTTCAAGCATTAGGTGTCCAAAAATGGGTAATCCTCGTAGAGATGAAAAACCTGCTCCTTATGCCCGGGAAGCTAAGGAGTTTTTGAGGACACGCCTTATTGGACGACAA gtGAATGTGAGAATGGAATATTCTAGGAAGATGACAGATGGACCCACAGCTGCCCCTGTTCCTGGAGATGCAAGAGTTATGGATTTTGGATCAATCTTTCTGCTGTCTCCCACTAAAGGTGATGAAGCCTCGACAGCTCCATCCACTGCTGCTGGCCAGCAACCTGGGATTAATGTTGCTGAGCTAGTGGTTTCTCGTGGCTTTGGCACTGTGATTCGGCATAGAGATTTTGAGGAAAGATCAAACTTTTATGATGCCCTTCTTGCTGCTGAATCCAGAGCTATTGCTGGAAAGAAAGGGATTCATTCTGCAAAGGACCCTCCAGTCATGCATATTACAGACCTCACCACG TCATCATCCAAGAAAGCAAAAGACTTCTTGCCATTCCTGCACAGAAGTAGGAGGATATCTGCTGTTGTTGAATACGTCCTTAGTGGTCATCGTTTTAAACTGTTGATTCCCAAGGAAACATGTAGCATTGCTTTCTCATTCTCTGGTGTTAGATGTCCTGGTCGTGATGAACCCTACTCAGAAGAAGCAATAGCTCTTATGAGACGAAAGATAATGCAGAGAGATGTTGAA ATTGAAGTGGAAACTGTTGATAGAACCGGAACTTTCTTGGGATCCTTGTGGGAGTCAAGGACTAACATGGCAGTGACTCTTCTCGAAGCTGGCCTTGCAAGGTTTCAAACTTCCTTTGGCACTGATAGGATTCCTGATGCACATCTTCTTGAACAGGCTGAGCAATCCGCCAAGAGGCAGAAACTGAAG ATTTGGGAGAATTATGTTGAAGGAGAGGAAATCAATAGTGGTCCTGTTGTTGAAAGCAAACAGAAAGAAGTGCTCAAG GTAGTGGTTACAGAAGTCTTGGATGGTGGTAGGTTCTATGTCCAGATAGTTGAGGATAAGAAAATAGCCTCTATTCAGCAACAGCTTGCCTCCCTCAATCTCCAAGAGGCTCCTGTAATTGGTGCTTTTAATCCCAAGAAGGGTGACATTGTGCTTGCTCAGTTTAGCGCAGATAATTCATGGAACCGAGCAATG ATTGTGAATGCACCTCGTGGAGGCGTTGAGTCTCCCAGGGACAAGTTTGAGGTGTTCTACATTGACTATGGCAATCAGGAGGAGGTTCCATACAGTCACATACGGCCTCTTGATCCATCAGTGTCAGCGGCACCCGGTCTTGCTCAGCTGTGCAGCTTAGCGTACATTAAAGTTCCAAGCTTGGAGGATGATTGTGGTCCAGAAGCAGCTCAGTATTTTAGTGATAACACATTAAACAGTTCAAAAGAGTTAAGGGCAAAGGTGGAAGAAAGGGATGCTTCTGGAGGGAAAGTTAAAGGCCAGGGAACTGGGCCAGTTGTTGTTGTAACTCTGGTCGCTGTTGATTCAGAGATCAGCTTAAATGCTGCCCTAGTTCAG GAAGGGCTTGCCAGGATAGAAAAGATGAGGAAGTGGGACTCGATGGAAAGGAAGGTGGCGCtagaaaatttggaaaaattccAGGATGAAGCACGGGCTGATAGGCGTGGGCTGTGGGTGCATGGAGATATCGAGtcagatgacgaggatgtcctTCCTGTTAAGAAGACCGGTGGTCGTAGGTGA